The following DNA comes from Streptomyces sp. NBC_00690.
GGTGGAGCCTGGTCGCGGCAGTCGTCTCGGTGATCGGTGTGGGCTTGACCCGGCTCTTCCTCGGTGTGCACTGGCCGAGTGATGTGCTGGAGGGCTGGTTGATGGGCATGGCCTGGGTGGCCTTCTCCATCACCGCGTACGACCGGTTCATGCGCTCCCGGCAGGGCTCGGACGCTCCTTAAGGGCTGTCCCGTAATACTCGGCGGGCGCACGACGACAGCCCTAGCGGCGCACCCGGGATACAGCGCTGCCCGGACCGGGCGATCCCCCGCGTCGCCCGGTCCGGGCAGCCCCTCCGCACGGACCTCACCGGCCCGACGACGGAATGCGCTGAGTATATTGGCTCGGAGCCAGTCAACGCAGGAGACCAGCATGTCCCCACGACGCCCGTCGGTCAATGAAGAACTCCGTCGGCGTTCCCGGGAACGGCTTCTTCAGGCAACCGTGGAGTTGGTGGGCGAGCGGGGATTCGAGGCGACGACGCTCGCCGACATCGCCGACCGGGCCGGGTCGGCGCGCGGCCTGGTCTCGTACTACTTTCCCGGCAAGCGCCAACTCTTCCAGTCGGCCGTGCACCGGCTGATGCACCGAACCCTCGAAGCCGCCCTGCAGCGCGAGCCGCTCTCGGACGACGGCCTTGAGGTACTGGCCCGTGCGATCGACGCGGTGCTCGGACTCGCTGCGGACCGTCCCCTTCTGATGCGGACGCACATGTCGGGGGTGCTCCAGGCGGAGGGGTTCGTGCAATGCCCCGAGCAACAACGACTGGCGGCGCTTCTGCGGGGTGCGGTGGAGCGGTACGGATCCCATCAGGTGGACGTCGACTATCCGTTGTTGCGAGCCCAGCTGATGGGTGCGGTGTTCGCCATGGTGTTGCCCGGCGCTGCGATGCCGCTCGGCGATCTGCGCTCGGAGTTGTTCCAACGGTACGGACTCGATTGGGAACTGGGTGTTCCGCCGGGTGGAGAACCACCCGGCGGAACACGTCATGCGGCGAGCGGCCTGATCAGAGATCAGTCACGATCGCGGTCGTGACCATGGCCGTGACCGCGGTCATCGTCGTCATCGTCGTCGTCATCATCGTCACGGTCGAAGTAGTCGGGCTGGGTCTGGACGTTGAGCTCATCCAGCCATACGCGCTTCGCGGGGTCCGTACGCCTGTCGTTGATCTTCAGGACGTCGAAACCCTTCTCCATGTCGTTGGAGTAGACGTACCCGTTGTAGTAGTACGCGGACCAGGAGCCTCCTGAGATGGACTGGGTCGCGGAGATGGGACCGCGCTCGAAGTAGCCGATCTCCTGGGGGCGGGACGAGTTGGTGAAGTCCCAGACGGAGACACCGCCCTGGTACCACGCCTGGACCATGAGGTCCTTGCCCTTGACCGGGATGATCGAGCCGTTGTGCGCCACGCAGTTCTCGGTGGTGCCCTGGTGGCGCGGGATCTTGAAGTAGCTACGGAAGATCAGCTTCTGCCGGTCTCCCTTGCCGACGAGGTCGTAGATGCCGTTGGCACCGCGCTTCGGGCCGACCTCTGCGTTACAGGTCGGGGCACCGCCGCCGCCGAGCTCATCGGTGAAGACGATCTTGTTGGCGCCCTGGTTGAAGGTGGCCGAGTGCCAGAACGCGAAGTTCACGTTGTCCTGAACACGGTCGATGACCTTGGGCCGCTCGGGGTCCTTGATCGAGAACAGGATGCCGTCACCCATGCAGGCGCCGGCGGCCAGGTCCTTCGAGGGCAGGACGGTGATGTCGTGGCAGCCCGTGGTCTTGGAGACACCCGGATTGGTGGGCCCACCGGGGTTGCCACCGCCGTCGGGACCCTCACCCGGGAAGAGCACCGGGAAGTTGACGACCTTGGCCTGCTGGGGAGCCTTCCGCGGCACCTTGATGATCGAGATGCCGTCGTGCGGGGGCTGGCAGTCCGGGAGCGCCACGTTCGGCGAGTAGGAGGAAACGTAGATGTAGACGTTGCGACCGTCGGGTACCAGCGTGTTGGTGTGTGAACCACACGCGGTCTCCACAGCAGCGACGTACTTGGGGTTGCGCTTGTCGCTGATGTCGAAGATCTTCATGCCCTCCCACGAAGCCTTGATGGCCCCGGACTGCGACGTGCTGGCGCACGAGCTGTCACTCCGTGAGGAGTCGGTGGACAGGAAGAGCAGGTTCCCGGAGACCGAGATGTCGTTCTGGCTACCGGGGCACAGAACCTGCGAGACGGTCTTCGGCGCCTTCGGGTTGCTGATGTCGAAGATGCGGAAACCGTCGTAGTTGCCCGCGAAGGCGTACTTACCCTGGAAAGCCAGGTCAGAGTTGATGCCCTTGAGCGCGTCCTTGGGGATGTTGGTGATGTGCTCGACGTTCTTGCTGCGGACGACCTCGTCCACGCCGGGTATGTCACCGTTCTGAATGGCGGACCGCGTCTTGGACAGTTCGCTGGAAGTGGCCTCCTTCTCGACGGGGTCCCCGGGGCCGGGGACGGCGACGGCGGGGCCCGCCGTCAGCAATGTGGCAAGCAATCCGGCCGCGGCGGCTGCCACGCCCAAACGTCTGCGCCGCACGCGGGTGGTGTGCAACAGGGTCACTGCGTCCTCCCTAGTCTCCGTTCCTAGCGGAACGGTTCACGGACCCCGGCAGTATCTTCCTTTGCGTGGCCATATCAATAGATGGCTACACACACGTAATGAAAGTTTCTGATCGAATCACGTGGGAAGCGTGCTAGGACTGTCGCCAAACAGGCACCAAACGGTCGCCAAACATCGCAAGTGCCCCAGGAGGTATCCGTGTTCAACCGCCGACGGAATAGACGTGTTCGCATATCGGTGACCGCAATGGCCGTCACCGCAGCCGTACTCGCCCTGGGAGCCTGCGAGTCGGAGTCCGACGCACCGGCCAAGTCCAAGGGGACAAGCACCGCTTCAGTGGTTGCACCGGGCAAACCGGGCGAGCCGGCGCGAACGATCTCCGCGGAGGAGGCTGCCAAGTCCATACCCGACGACTCGCCCAACCACGCAGACTTCGGCTACGTGGAGATGATGATCGAGCATCACGGACAGGCGCTCACCATGACGGCGCTGGCCCCGGGGCGAGCGGAATCCGTCAAGGTGAAGGGTTTGGCCGAACGCATCGCCGCATCGCAGAAGCCCGAGATCACCGCGATGCGGGGCTGGTTGGCGAACCACAGCCGGGACAAGCCGAAGGGCGGCCACCATGAACACGGTTCCGAGCCGATGCCTGGCATGGCGACCGAGGCGCAGTTGAAGCAGTTGGGCGCCGCGAAGGGAAAGGCGTTCGACGAACTCTTCCTGAAGCTGATGATCGTTCACCATGAGGGTGCCGTCACCATGGCGGCCGAAGCTCTCTCCACCGGCAACAACATCCTCGTCCAGGAGATGGCCAACGATGTGATCGCCCAACAGACCAGCGAGATCGGGCGCATGGAGAGGTTGTGACGAAGAATCGTCGAACTCCCTCACCACCCCCGGCGGCGGTTGTGTCGTGAGGGGAGGAGGCCCTCGTCACGGGCGCCGGCGATGACCCGCAGCGACTTGCGACGACTGCGACCGGTAGCACTCATCACAGCGAGGACTGGATCGAGTCCTTGCTGCTGGGCGGCCAGATAGGCGTCAGCGGCCCGCCGTCGTGCCGCCCTGCCGCGAAGTCGGGCCGGGCGGACACGGCGGTGGCCTGGCACCGCTGACCCTCCGTCGATCCGATCGCCCGGCGACTGCGGGAGGGCGGTCGCCCCCTCGCCCGAGGGGGCGGGCCCGCGACGGTGGTCCTCGGCTGTCGAGCGGGAGGTGTCGCACTCCTCGACGTCCGATCCGTCGACGATGGCCCGGCATGCTTCCGTCACAGGGGTCCCGATCCGATCACCCAGTACCGCGAGGCTCTCCAGCGGGAGGGGCGGATGGGCGTGCATCTCCTCGACCGCCCAGTTTCCTCGGTCGGCCACCGCCATCACATCGAGCCGAACGCCATCGGCGAAGGTCAGTCGCACATCGATCCAGGAAGAAGACGCACGCCGCACATCGCCCGACGGGTCTGCGGAAGTGGTCGTCGCAGTGCCATGGCTCTGCACTTCCCAGACCGGCGGATACGGCAGCACATTTGGTTGATATTCATCGGTTACGTTAAGAAGCCCACTTTCTTCCATAATTAGCACGTAACCAGTCAATCTCCTGCAAATTGTGACGCCGCACAGGCTGCGACACGCAAGGCACCCTGTCAGCTCATCTCCCCGGGACTTCCGACCGGTGCCATGCTGGAAGCCCTGGTGGAAGGAGTGCGACCGTGCTTCGCATCGCCGTCGTGGGATCGGGGCCCAGCGGGATCTATGCCGCACAGGGCCTCGTCCAACAGGCCCGGGTACCGAACATCGAGGTCCATGTCCTGGACCGGTTGCCCTGCCCGTACGGCCTTGTGCGGTACGGGGTGGCACCCGACCACACGAAGATCAAGTCGCTCCAGTCCAACCTCCGGACCGTGTTGGAGCATGAGCGGATCACATTCGTCGGGCATATCGAGGTGGGCTCCCACGGCCTCACTCCGGAACGGCTCCTTGGGCTCTACCACGCCGTGGTGTACTGCGTCGGCGCGGCCCGGGACCGCCAGCTCGGCATCCCGGGTGAGGATCTTCCCGGTAGTCACTCCGCTACCGACTTCGTCTCCTGGTACAGCGCCCACCCCGACGCGACGCGGAACGGATTCGCCCTCTCCACCGGGACGGCCGTAGTGATCGGCGTGGGCAATGTG
Coding sequences within:
- a CDS encoding TetR/AcrR family transcriptional regulator, yielding MSPRRPSVNEELRRRSRERLLQATVELVGERGFEATTLADIADRAGSARGLVSYYFPGKRQLFQSAVHRLMHRTLEAALQREPLSDDGLEVLARAIDAVLGLAADRPLLMRTHMSGVLQAEGFVQCPEQQRLAALLRGAVERYGSHQVDVDYPLLRAQLMGAVFAMVLPGAAMPLGDLRSELFQRYGLDWELGVPPGGEPPGGTRHAASGLIRDQSRSRS
- a CDS encoding LVIVD repeat-containing protein, producing MTLLHTTRVRRRRLGVAAAAAGLLATLLTAGPAVAVPGPGDPVEKEATSSELSKTRSAIQNGDIPGVDEVVRSKNVEHITNIPKDALKGINSDLAFQGKYAFAGNYDGFRIFDISNPKAPKTVSQVLCPGSQNDISVSGNLLFLSTDSSRSDSSCASTSQSGAIKASWEGMKIFDISDKRNPKYVAAVETACGSHTNTLVPDGRNVYIYVSSYSPNVALPDCQPPHDGISIIKVPRKAPQQAKVVNFPVLFPGEGPDGGGNPGGPTNPGVSKTTGCHDITVLPSKDLAAGACMGDGILFSIKDPERPKVIDRVQDNVNFAFWHSATFNQGANKIVFTDELGGGGAPTCNAEVGPKRGANGIYDLVGKGDRQKLIFRSYFKIPRHQGTTENCVAHNGSIIPVKGKDLMVQAWYQGGVSVWDFTNSSRPQEIGYFERGPISATQSISGGSWSAYYYNGYVYSNDMEKGFDVLKINDRRTDPAKRVWLDELNVQTQPDYFDRDDDDDDDDDDDRGHGHGHDRDRD
- a CDS encoding DUF305 domain-containing protein; the protein is MAVTAAVLALGACESESDAPAKSKGTSTASVVAPGKPGEPARTISAEEAAKSIPDDSPNHADFGYVEMMIEHHGQALTMTALAPGRAESVKVKGLAERIAASQKPEITAMRGWLANHSRDKPKGGHHEHGSEPMPGMATEAQLKQLGAAKGKAFDELFLKLMIVHHEGAVTMAAEALSTGNNILVQEMANDVIAQQTSEIGRMERL
- a CDS encoding DUF6214 family protein → MLPYPPVWEVQSHGTATTTSADPSGDVRRASSSWIDVRLTFADGVRLDVMAVADRGNWAVEEMHAHPPLPLESLAVLGDRIGTPVTEACRAIVDGSDVEECDTSRSTAEDHRRGPAPSGEGATALPQSPGDRIDGGSAVPGHRRVRPARLRGRAARRRAADAYLAAQQQGLDPVLAVMSATGRSRRKSLRVIAGARDEGLLPSRHNRRRGW